Proteins encoded within one genomic window of Clostridia bacterium:
- a CDS encoding glycosyltransferase has protein sequence MVRISLCIFTDENSSSLETCLDCVKGIAEETIIVATEASEKLIEIASKYSAEIFTGEGIDDVAEAGNLSFEKASMDYILWLDDSDVISEDDKRKLLILKRDMDVSVDTVTMPYRMVLNEDCMEAVRLRRVRLIKNSGFRKWHKGIYWHLNASGKVIDTDIEITGKAPGGNLNRNLLFLENSIELGEDLTPWDLYDYASVCMEMQRYDDAVAYFGRFLENTKGSVEDKLFACHKLAEIYSRLGDKDKEIDSIVRSFRYGVPRAEFCCRLGGIYLDGQEYAKAAFWYETASQLNKPENPYDYYNDACWTWLPHIQLCVCYFHLGKYEESFEHNEIALKYKPGDDRMLFNKEFMEGFIKQHGSGKSNVAVTGRQRLKIVQVSPNFITVPPKNYGGIERVVYDLTEELVKSGHEVYLYAPHGSRTSAHLIPYQSKSPDITDFVLQTLPSGVDLIHDHTHPSFMGIKNPDIPTVCTIHDTRLNPVKYPVYLSRRALQVIGGNRGFYVYNGIDIREYEYCWKKEEYLLFMGELRWHKGILHALDIAEKTGKKLVIAGPVFYWDYFENEIKPRMKKNPNVQYVGAVGGKERQQLFKKAECMVFPTSWDEPFGLVMIEAMACGTPVVALSNGAVPEVMKGFPELACHSADDMVKKVIEKKFPDSIELRGYVERNFSARSMADKYIELYRKILECEE, from the coding sequence ATGGTAAGAATCAGCTTATGTATTTTTACAGATGAGAACAGCAGTTCTTTGGAAACCTGTCTGGATTGTGTGAAGGGTATAGCAGAAGAGACTATAATAGTGGCAACTGAAGCATCTGAAAAGTTAATAGAGATTGCTTCAAAGTATTCAGCAGAGATATTCACTGGCGAAGGAATCGACGATGTTGCAGAAGCCGGAAACCTATCCTTTGAAAAGGCTTCAATGGATTACATATTATGGCTTGATGATTCTGATGTCATAAGTGAGGATGACAAAAGGAAGTTGCTGATATTAAAGCGGGATATGGATGTATCGGTAGACACTGTAACAATGCCGTACAGGATGGTTCTTAATGAAGATTGTATGGAAGCTGTCCGGCTAAGGCGTGTCCGGCTGATCAAAAACTCCGGTTTCAGAAAGTGGCATAAGGGTATATACTGGCACTTGAATGCCAGTGGTAAGGTTATTGACACAGATATAGAAATTACAGGCAAAGCACCGGGCGGTAATTTGAATAGGAACCTGCTGTTTTTGGAAAATAGTATTGAGCTGGGGGAGGACCTGACACCCTGGGATTTGTACGATTATGCTTCTGTGTGTATGGAAATGCAGCGGTACGATGATGCTGTTGCATACTTTGGGCGATTTTTAGAGAATACGAAAGGAAGTGTTGAGGACAAATTATTTGCTTGCCACAAGCTGGCTGAGATTTATTCCCGATTGGGCGATAAGGATAAGGAGATTGATTCCATAGTCAGATCCTTCCGGTATGGAGTGCCCAGGGCAGAGTTTTGCTGCCGATTGGGAGGCATATATCTGGACGGACAAGAATATGCCAAAGCTGCTTTCTGGTATGAGACAGCTTCACAATTAAACAAACCGGAAAATCCTTATGACTATTATAATGATGCCTGCTGGACATGGCTTCCGCATATACAATTGTGTGTCTGCTATTTTCACCTCGGCAAATACGAAGAATCCTTTGAACACAATGAAATAGCTCTGAAATATAAACCTGGTGATGATAGGATGCTTTTCAACAAAGAGTTTATGGAGGGCTTTATTAAGCAGCATGGGAGTGGGAAGTCAAACGTTGCGGTGACTGGCAGGCAAAGGCTGAAAATAGTACAGGTATCACCAAATTTTATTACTGTTCCGCCTAAGAATTACGGGGGCATAGAGAGGGTTGTCTATGACCTGACGGAGGAACTGGTAAAATCAGGCCATGAAGTGTATTTGTATGCTCCTCATGGTAGCCGTACAAGTGCACATCTTATTCCGTACCAGTCAAAATCACCCGACATAACGGATTTTGTTCTACAAACACTTCCATCAGGAGTGGATTTGATCCATGACCATACTCACCCATCTTTTATGGGGATCAAAAACCCGGATATACCGACAGTGTGTACAATTCACGATACCAGGCTGAATCCTGTGAAATATCCTGTCTATCTAAGCAGGAGGGCGTTGCAGGTAATAGGAGGGAATAGAGGGTTTTATGTTTATAACGGTATAGATATCCGTGAATACGAATACTGCTGGAAAAAGGAGGAATACCTGCTGTTCATGGGAGAATTGAGGTGGCATAAAGGTATACTGCATGCACTGGATATTGCGGAGAAAACAGGGAAAAAACTGGTAATAGCAGGGCCTGTGTTCTATTGGGATTATTTTGAGAATGAAATAAAGCCCAGAATGAAAAAAAATCCAAACGTTCAATATGTAGGGGCAGTAGGCGGAAAGGAAAGGCAGCAGCTTTTCAAAAAAGCAGAGTGTATGGTTTTTCCTACGTCATGGGACGAACCTTTCGGCCTTGTAATGATTGAAGCAATGGCTTGCGGTACACCTGTAGTAGCTTTGTCAAATGGAGCTGTACCAGAAGTGATGAAAGGATTTCCTGAACTTGCATGTCACTCGGCTGATGATATGGTAAAAAAGGTAATAGAAAAGAAATTTCCCGATTCTATAGAGCTGCGCGGATACGTCGAAAGAAATTTTTCCGCAAGGTCTATGGCAGACAAATATATTGAATTGTATAGAAAAATACTGGAGTGTGAGGAATGA
- a CDS encoding SIS domain-containing protein, translating to MEWEVSIKEQIKTLEYAYENMDKKQVEDALKMLLECNGIRFFTGIGKNGHVAAKIASTFSSFGLRSIYIHPVDAVHGDMALFSKGDILVAISKSGSTDELMVFLHALKQINFNNIIGIHSKPESPLDKISRLGLYIPVVSEADHLGIAPVASSLAYMSILQSFAVAISSQNGFTKKDFVRTHPGGALGKLM from the coding sequence ATGGAGTGGGAAGTTAGTATAAAAGAACAGATAAAAACCCTGGAGTATGCTTATGAAAACATGGATAAAAAACAGGTGGAAGATGCGCTTAAAATGTTGCTGGAATGCAATGGCATCCGCTTTTTTACCGGGATTGGAAAGAATGGACATGTAGCAGCAAAGATAGCATCTACCTTTAGCTCTTTTGGTCTCAGAAGTATTTATATACACCCGGTAGATGCCGTGCATGGCGATATGGCTCTTTTTTCAAAGGGTGATATTCTTGTGGCTATATCCAAGAGCGGATCGACAGATGAACTTATGGTATTTTTACATGCTCTGAAGCAAATAAATTTCAATAATATAATAGGAATACATTCAAAACCGGAATCTCCACTGGATAAAATCTCAAGATTGGGGTTATATATTCCTGTGGTTTCTGAAGCTGACCATCTGGGAATAGCGCCTGTAGCTTCATCACTGGCATATATGAGCATTCTTCAATCCTTTGCTGTAGCTATCAGTTCACAGAATGGTTTTACTAAAAAAGACTTTGTAAGGACGCATCCTGGTGGTGCTTTAGGAAAATTGATGTAG
- a CDS encoding glycosyltransferase encodes MISVIMPVHNAGRYIRQAITSILEQTEKELELIIVNDGSTDNSEEIIFSIEDQRIKYFKQEKAGAASARNFGIDMAKGSFIALQDADDISLPGRLEILKRQFICESVGLVHSDVMLIDENDSPIGYFVNRNIERKRAVRYFFKTGTPVCGGSMMVRREVFKNLRYDKTLIIGEDNDLLLQICRDWVTVHVPEPLYLYRRNYSSTSYRAYDYTTYYSYIRKILRVYSLEELFPEIGWNKEEDLDCQAKALAIASVIMFRRGLVNEAKELILSAFALVETGKSVNNQNTRKFLLGTFSLLTGNYDGAILIYNSCGNTDHLIENYLGECYALKGDIGEAQRHFLKALVIHADYDDAIDNLRAIAGKTSEYCMGDNTWQKFHRMYNVNQMKSMLEQ; translated from the coding sequence ATGATTAGTGTAATCATGCCTGTCCACAATGCGGGCAGATATATCCGGCAAGCTATCACAAGCATATTGGAACAAACAGAAAAAGAGCTGGAATTGATTATTGTAAATGATGGTTCCACTGATAACAGTGAAGAAATCATATTTTCCATTGAAGACCAGAGAATCAAGTATTTCAAGCAGGAAAAAGCTGGTGCGGCTTCGGCCAGAAATTTCGGTATTGATATGGCAAAGGGCAGCTTTATTGCACTTCAGGATGCTGATGATATTTCACTGCCCGGAAGGCTTGAAATTCTTAAGAGGCAATTTATATGTGAAAGTGTTGGTTTAGTGCATTCAGATGTCATGTTAATCGATGAGAACGACAGTCCCATAGGTTATTTTGTGAATAGAAACATAGAAAGGAAACGGGCAGTAAGGTATTTCTTCAAGACAGGGACACCTGTTTGCGGGGGAAGCATGATGGTGCGTAGGGAAGTTTTTAAAAATCTCAGGTATGACAAAACTCTGATAATAGGTGAGGATAACGACCTGCTTCTTCAGATATGCAGGGATTGGGTTACAGTACATGTACCCGAACCGCTGTATTTATACCGTCGGAATTATAGCAGTACTTCTTACAGGGCCTATGATTATACTACCTACTATTCATATATAAGAAAGATATTAAGGGTATACAGCCTGGAGGAGCTGTTTCCCGAAATAGGTTGGAACAAAGAAGAAGATTTGGATTGTCAGGCGAAAGCATTGGCAATTGCATCTGTGATTATGTTCAGAAGGGGATTGGTAAATGAAGCTAAAGAGCTGATTTTAAGTGCTTTTGCATTAGTGGAGACAGGGAAATCAGTGAATAATCAGAATACCAGAAAGTTTCTGCTGGGAACTTTTAGTTTGCTGACAGGTAACTATGACGGGGCAATTTTAATCTATAATTCATGTGGTAATACTGACCACCTTATAGAGAATTATCTGGGTGAATGCTATGCCTTGAAAGGGGACATAGGTGAGGCTCAGCGTCACTTTTTAAAAGCTTTGGTTATCCATGCGGATTATGATGATGCCATAGATAATTTGAGGGCAATAGCGGGAAAAACAAGTGAATACTGTATGGGAGACAATACATGGCAGAAATTCCATCGTATGTATAATGTGAATCAAATGAAGTCAATGCTTGAGCAATAA
- a CDS encoding glycosyltransferase family 2 protein: MIVRNEGKRYLRRVLEEHRSYIDEAVIIDDGSTDDTVQICCEVLKGIPVRLVQNKISKFSNEVELRKQQWEETVKTNPDWILSLDADEVFESRFRHEIRKMIEQNDVDLYLFRLYDFWNDTHYREDNYWIGHYIYWPFLVKYRKDYSYRWQNTPQHCGRLPRNVMDLPSKRSELRLKHLGWIDPDERIRKYLRYMELDPEGKYGNLGQYKSIMDERPNLVEWVE, encoded by the coding sequence ATGATAGTCAGAAATGAAGGAAAAAGGTATTTGAGAAGGGTCCTTGAAGAGCACAGAAGCTATATAGACGAGGCTGTGATTATAGATGATGGAAGCACTGATGACACTGTACAGATTTGCTGTGAGGTATTAAAGGGAATACCCGTAAGGCTGGTGCAGAATAAAATTTCAAAGTTTTCAAATGAGGTTGAACTAAGGAAGCAGCAGTGGGAGGAAACAGTAAAAACAAACCCGGACTGGATACTAAGCCTTGATGCTGATGAGGTTTTTGAAAGCAGATTCAGGCATGAAATCAGAAAAATGATAGAACAGAATGATGTAGACCTTTATTTGTTCAGGCTTTATGATTTCTGGAATGATACGCACTATAGAGAGGATAATTACTGGATTGGACATTATATATACTGGCCTTTCCTGGTCAAATACAGAAAGGACTACAGCTACAGATGGCAGAATACTCCCCAACACTGCGGAAGGCTGCCACGCAATGTGATGGATTTACCCAGTAAAAGGTCGGAGCTCAGACTTAAACATTTGGGCTGGATTGATCCGGATGAGCGTATCAGGAAATACCTAAGATACATGGAGTTGGACCCTGAGGGGAAGTACGGCAATTTAGGACAATATAAATCCATAATGGATGAACGGCCTAACCTCGTGGAATGGGTGGAATAA
- a CDS encoding NTP transferase domain-containing protein yields MEKDFSGIHIKYVIIQAGGKGTRLGHNTWNKPKCLVSLNGKPMLYSLFEAFPGAEFIVIGDYHYEILEKYIKSFPPEGKVTLIKASGTGTCSGIQEAVGLLPDRDTPFALVWSDLQFTGCVRLREYHANTVGVSYNLKCRWSMVNNELKEIAADMNGVLGFFYFGNPSEIGTIPESGEFVRFLSQSSAKLEAVCIENCFEVGTETALEEHRGKCVTRFFNNVTVTGNKVIKKAKVDSFEHLIQKEVQWYRELEKHKCNYIPQVYSTDPLTMEYIDGVHPFELDVQDSGKEEILADIIGKIKHLHSLALTPNNIDDIKGEYIEKTISRFNRIKTMFDNFFYDEYIVNGKPVQNILHPLHMAELHQIVEFLPRADFTLIHGDPTFSNIIVDRDLKAWFIDPRGYFGNQLLYGDPNYDFYKLFYSIEGNYDMFNRKRFSLRIFNKQIELNIPESPWSRFKGLFYTETGLEKRAVDLAHGLIWISLSGYAVDDVDSIFGAFFKGLELIADAYRA; encoded by the coding sequence ATGGAAAAGGATTTTTCTGGTATTCATATAAAATATGTAATAATCCAGGCGGGAGGAAAGGGAACCAGGCTGGGACACAATACATGGAATAAACCCAAATGTCTAGTTTCATTAAATGGTAAACCTATGCTTTATAGCCTCTTTGAAGCGTTTCCCGGTGCTGAATTCATAGTTATAGGCGATTATCACTATGAGATCCTGGAAAAGTATATAAAGTCCTTTCCACCCGAAGGGAAGGTCACTTTGATTAAAGCATCGGGTACGGGAACCTGTTCTGGGATCCAGGAAGCTGTAGGACTGCTGCCGGATAGGGATACACCATTTGCACTGGTATGGAGTGACCTGCAATTTACCGGATGCGTTAGGCTTCGGGAATATCATGCCAATACAGTAGGGGTCAGCTATAACCTGAAATGCAGGTGGAGCATGGTAAATAATGAACTTAAGGAAATAGCTGCTGATATGAACGGCGTATTGGGCTTTTTTTATTTCGGTAATCCTTCGGAAATAGGAACTATACCGGAAAGCGGGGAATTCGTACGGTTTTTAAGCCAGTCAAGTGCAAAGCTTGAAGCGGTTTGTATTGAGAATTGTTTTGAAGTCGGGACTGAAACAGCTCTGGAAGAGCACAGGGGAAAATGTGTTACCCGTTTTTTCAATAATGTTACAGTTACAGGGAATAAAGTTATAAAAAAAGCCAAAGTGGACTCCTTTGAGCATCTTATCCAAAAAGAGGTTCAATGGTACAGGGAGCTTGAAAAACATAAATGTAATTACATCCCCCAGGTATATAGTACCGATCCTCTGACCATGGAATATATTGACGGTGTGCACCCCTTCGAGCTGGATGTGCAGGATTCGGGCAAAGAAGAAATTCTTGCTGATATCATAGGGAAGATTAAGCATTTACACTCACTGGCTTTAACCCCAAACAATATTGATGACATAAAAGGGGAATATATAGAAAAGACAATCTCCAGATTTAACAGAATAAAGACTATGTTTGATAATTTTTTTTATGATGAGTATATTGTAAACGGCAAGCCTGTTCAGAACATTCTGCATCCGCTGCATATGGCGGAACTGCACCAGATAGTGGAATTTTTGCCCAGGGCGGATTTTACTTTGATTCATGGTGATCCTACATTTTCAAACATTATAGTAGACAGGGATCTAAAGGCCTGGTTTATTGATCCAAGGGGGTACTTCGGGAATCAGCTTCTGTATGGAGATCCCAATTATGATTTTTATAAGCTTTTTTATTCGATTGAAGGAAATTATGATATGTTTAACCGTAAAAGGTTTTCCTTGAGGATATTCAATAAACAAATTGAACTAAATATACCAGAATCACCATGGAGTAGGTTCAAAGGCTTGTTTTACACTGAAACCGGGCTTGAAAAGAGGGCTGTTGATTTGGCTCATGGATTGATATGGATTTCGCTTTCAGGATATGCCGTAGATGATGTGGATTCAATCTTTGGTGCATTTTTCAAGGGATTGGAGTTGATTGCTGATGCATACCGGGCATAA
- a CDS encoding lectin like domain-containing protein — translation MPNSQYQLKQTPLSQEFLDFFSNNKMNIQSGGFIPGHIPVPVKVPQVKNGQKSVEALPASFDLRIVSPEKLTPVKNQGPHGTCWAFATLGSMESCQLPEETYDFSENNLINTHGFDWGPDTGGNSQISTAYMARWSGPVYESDDPYYNPVPNPMPPRKHIQEVLNLPDRTGSLDNDTIKQAIMDYGAVYTAMNWNDACYNPVNFSYYSPAPDNANHAVAFIGWDDNYPAANFTPQAPGNGAFILRNSWGTSWGEAGYFYASYYDVNLQEFSVFSNAEKIDNFASVYQYDPFGHIGNVTYGGLNDSIWMANVFTAISDEPLTAIGFYTIYPGSEYEISIYRDNAPGNPSSGVYSGGIAGFFLYAGYHTIILDSPIPITNGQSFSVVIKLTKIGYGVLAATEIRLIGYDSAAVSYPGESYASPDGSTWEDLYDYNLGNMCIKAFTRGSVPQADLVIDKYDLPDPVMINNILTYSIKVTNKGTGTATNVVMTDKLPSETSFISASLGAYNPDTGVLTANIGTLSANAEITIVITVKTLAAGIITNTAFVTSDQTAEKTIAHTTAVLETICMQSNMVLDTYQFTQHYGVSFNWKTILNSNTAPSSADCVITGMKSYINALTVPDMKGMIQALVTVSIEAWLKLVDNEKEIYYNSSFSFNRQVELYAPGQSSLSSDIAGASTNCTVNGDYVFCEYDTNVLAESRGKAQLRVLAAGSCN, via the coding sequence TTTTTTTAGCAATAATAAGATGAATATTCAATCTGGTGGTTTTATCCCGGGGCACATTCCGGTTCCGGTCAAGGTGCCTCAGGTAAAAAATGGACAGAAATCAGTTGAAGCTTTACCGGCTTCCTTCGATTTGAGAATTGTATCGCCAGAAAAGCTGACACCGGTTAAAAATCAGGGACCACATGGTACCTGCTGGGCATTTGCAACACTTGGTTCCATGGAGTCATGTCAGCTTCCGGAAGAGACTTATGATTTTTCAGAAAACAACCTGATAAATACGCATGGGTTTGATTGGGGGCCTGATACAGGGGGAAACAGTCAGATATCCACGGCTTATATGGCAAGGTGGAGTGGCCCGGTGTATGAATCTGATGATCCATATTATAATCCTGTTCCTAACCCCATGCCGCCGCGTAAGCATATACAGGAAGTTTTAAATCTGCCGGACAGGACAGGGAGCCTTGACAATGACACAATAAAGCAGGCAATTATGGATTATGGTGCAGTATACACAGCTATGAACTGGAATGATGCCTGCTATAATCCTGTAAATTTTTCATACTACAGTCCGGCACCTGACAATGCTAATCATGCAGTTGCTTTTATAGGATGGGATGACAATTATCCTGCTGCAAATTTTACTCCGCAAGCACCGGGGAACGGAGCTTTTATACTTAGGAACAGCTGGGGTACAAGTTGGGGAGAAGCGGGATATTTCTATGCATCATACTATGATGTAAATCTTCAGGAATTTTCTGTATTTAGTAATGCCGAGAAAATTGATAATTTTGCATCTGTTTACCAGTATGACCCCTTTGGGCATATTGGCAATGTAACTTATGGAGGTTTGAATGACAGCATATGGATGGCTAATGTTTTCACAGCAATTTCGGATGAACCTTTAACTGCAATCGGTTTTTACACTATTTATCCCGGTTCTGAATATGAAATCAGCATATACAGGGATAATGCTCCTGGAAATCCGTCGAGCGGAGTTTATTCCGGTGGGATTGCCGGATTTTTCCTATATGCCGGATACCACACGATTATATTGGATTCTCCTATTCCGATTACAAATGGTCAGAGCTTTTCCGTCGTTATTAAGCTCACTAAAATCGGGTATGGGGTTTTAGCTGCAACAGAAATTAGACTAATCGGTTATGACAGTGCAGCAGTAAGCTATCCCGGAGAAAGTTATGCAAGTCCTGACGGCAGTACATGGGAAGATCTATATGATTATAATCTCGGTAACATGTGCATAAAAGCGTTTACCAGAGGGAGTGTACCTCAGGCCGATCTTGTGATAGATAAATACGACCTGCCTGACCCGGTTATGATAAACAATATTTTGACATATAGTATCAAAGTAACCAATAAAGGTACTGGTACAGCTACAAATGTAGTGATGACTGATAAACTGCCAAGTGAAACGAGCTTTATTTCTGCCAGTCTGGGTGCATACAACCCTGATACGGGAGTGCTGACTGCAAATATAGGAACTTTGTCAGCAAATGCAGAAATTACTATTGTCATTACTGTTAAGACTCTCGCTGCCGGAATTATAACAAATACAGCTTTTGTTACAAGTGATCAGACTGCTGAAAAAACTATTGCTCATACAACAGCAGTCCTTGAAACAATATGCATGCAAAGCAACATGGTATTGGATACCTATCAGTTTACACAGCATTACGGAGTTTCTTTCAACTGGAAAACAATACTCAACTCAAACACAGCTCCATCTTCAGCCGATTGTGTAATTACCGGTATGAAAAGCTATATCAATGCACTTACTGTGCCCGATATGAAAGGAATGATTCAAGCATTGGTTACTGTTTCGATTGAGGCATGGTTAAAGCTTGTGGATAATGAAAAGGAGATCTATTATAATTCTTCATTCAGCTTCAACAGACAGGTTGAGTTATATGCTCCGGGACAGTCAAGTCTCTCTTCTGATATAGCCGGCGCATCAACAAACTGTACGGTTAATGGGGATTATGTTTTTTGTGAGTATGATACCAACGTACTCGCCGAATCGAGAGGTAAAGCACAGTTAAGAGTACTGGCTGCCGGATCATGTAATTAG
- a CDS encoding glycosyltransferase gives MLTISLCMIVRNEEANIGKCLESVYDLVDEIVIVDTGSTDKTKVIASLYTSNIYDFEWEDNFSTARNFSFSKATKEYVFWLDADDVLLDTDRQRFRDLKYSMDPSIDVLLFKYNYSHDENGNVVIAHYRERLLKRSRNFRWKDPIHEYLDVNGKIAVANICVTHTKPFGINHRNIRIFEKMISEGKELNPRNMYYFARELYSHERYDEAIMYFTRFLDSGKGLLEDSLNTCYCLAICYKRKKEYDKMMGYIFKSFEYTVPRAEFCCELGHYFLSKKEYHTAIYWYEQALTVKKPKHLWGFDIVDCWDFIPCIQLAVCYDRLGDMEKAVKYNDLAAQCKPEDVQVLMNKQYFSYKSGSQTALSP, from the coding sequence ATGTTAACGATAAGCCTCTGCATGATTGTCAGGAATGAGGAGGCGAATATAGGAAAATGCCTTGAATCGGTTTATGATCTTGTTGATGAAATAGTTATAGTAGACACCGGATCTACTGATAAAACAAAGGTGATAGCTTCTCTATATACATCAAATATTTATGATTTCGAATGGGAAGACAACTTTTCTACTGCCAGAAATTTTTCATTTTCCAAAGCAACAAAAGAATATGTTTTCTGGCTGGATGCCGACGATGTCCTTCTTGATACAGACAGACAAAGATTTAGAGACTTGAAGTACAGTATGGATCCAAGTATAGATGTATTGCTTTTCAAATACAATTACAGCCATGATGAAAATGGCAATGTAGTAATAGCACATTATAGAGAGAGACTTTTAAAAAGAAGCAGGAACTTCAGATGGAAAGACCCTATCCATGAATATCTGGATGTGAACGGGAAAATAGCTGTAGCCAATATTTGTGTCACTCATACGAAACCATTTGGGATAAATCACCGGAATATCAGGATTTTCGAAAAAATGATTTCGGAAGGTAAGGAATTGAACCCAAGAAACATGTATTATTTTGCAAGAGAGCTGTATAGTCATGAAAGGTATGATGAAGCTATCATGTACTTTACCAGATTTCTGGATTCAGGAAAAGGACTTTTGGAAGACAGCTTAAATACATGTTACTGTCTGGCAATCTGCTATAAGCGGAAAAAAGAATATGACAAGATGATGGGCTACATTTTCAAAAGCTTTGAATATACTGTTCCAAGGGCGGAATTTTGCTGTGAACTGGGACATTACTTTTTAAGTAAAAAGGAATATCACACTGCAATTTACTGGTATGAGCAGGCACTCACAGTAAAAAAACCAAAGCACTTATGGGGATTTGATATTGTAGACTGCTGGGACTTCATACCATGCATACAGCTTGCAGTTTGTTATGACAGACTTGGTGATATGGAAAAGGCAGTAAAATATAATGATTTGGCTGCACAGTGCAAGCCTGAAGATGTACAGGTTTTAATGAATAAACAATATTTTAGCTATAAATCAGGGTCACAAACTGCATTGTCACCATAA
- a CDS encoding glycosyltransferase has product MRIVQIAPDVYPLPAGNYGGLEKIVYELTEELVRRGHEVYIFAPEGSKTGARLIPYKHREAWNYNEIVNRVMEALPENTGIIHDHTHYSLIGRLKPPVPTVCTVHIPSNNNVRYPVYVSKRALELYGGNSGFYVYNGLRPEEFEFSAVKDDYLLYLGTLTSAKGAHCALDIADRMGMKLIMAGPSHVKDYFSDKIEPLIKRNTELQYTGPVAGKLKQILLKYAKCVLFPTLWEEPFGLVMIEAMACGTPVLGLAHGAVPEVLKGFPYLICQSVDEMAVKLQEANFPEPGELREFIIQNFTVSTMTDKYLEIYRGVMEGYGEQ; this is encoded by the coding sequence ATGAGAATAGTACAGATTGCACCGGATGTATATCCGCTTCCTGCCGGAAATTACGGTGGGCTGGAAAAGATAGTCTATGAGTTGACGGAGGAACTTGTCAGAAGGGGTCATGAGGTTTACATTTTTGCACCAGAGGGCAGTAAGACGGGTGCAAGGCTTATTCCTTACAAACATAGGGAAGCCTGGAATTACAATGAAATAGTGAACCGTGTGATGGAAGCTCTTCCTGAGAATACCGGCATTATACACGACCATACGCATTATTCACTGATAGGAAGATTGAAGCCTCCTGTACCGACTGTGTGTACTGTCCATATTCCTTCAAACAATAATGTCAGATATCCGGTATATGTTAGCAAAAGGGCTCTTGAGCTCTACGGAGGAAACTCTGGTTTTTATGTGTATAACGGATTAAGGCCTGAAGAGTTTGAATTCAGTGCGGTTAAGGATGATTATCTGCTCTACCTTGGGACACTCACTTCTGCAAAAGGCGCCCATTGTGCTCTGGATATAGCGGATAGAATGGGGATGAAGCTCATAATGGCGGGACCATCTCACGTAAAGGATTATTTTTCCGATAAAATAGAACCACTGATTAAAAGAAATACGGAGCTTCAGTATACAGGACCGGTAGCGGGTAAATTAAAGCAAATACTGCTCAAATATGCAAAGTGTGTACTTTTCCCTACATTATGGGAGGAGCCCTTCGGTCTTGTAATGATTGAGGCTATGGCCTGTGGGACACCGGTATTAGGCTTGGCTCACGGTGCAGTTCCTGAAGTACTTAAAGGTTTCCCGTATCTGATATGCCAATCGGTGGATGAAATGGCAGTAAAGCTGCAGGAAGCAAACTTCCCTGAGCCGGGAGAATTAAGGGAATTCATCATCCAGAATTTTACCGTATCGACTATGACTGATAAATACCTGGAAATATATAGGGGGGTTATGGAGGGGTACGGCGAGCAGTAG